GACGTGACGGTGAGCGCGGGTCTCGCCCTCGGTATCGACACGGCGGCCCACCGTGCCGCCCTCGACCAGGGTGGCCGCACGGTCGCGGTCGTCGGAACGGGGATCAACAAGACGTACCCCGCGGCGAATCGCGGACTCCACGGGGAAATCGCGGATCGTGGGCTGCTGCTGTCTCAGTTCTGGCCGGACGCCCCACCCCAGAAACACAACTTCCTCATGCGGAACGCGACCATGTCCGGCTACGGCCTGGCGACGGTGGTGGTGGAGGCGGGCGAGCACAGCGGCGCCCGTGCCCAGGCCCGGCTGGCCGTGGAACACGGCCGTCCCGTGATCCTGACGGACTTCGTGGTCGAGCGGAACGATTGGGCGAAGGCGTTGATCGACCGTCCCGGCGTGCACGTCGCCGACGGGATGGGGACGGTGCTGGCGGTCATCGACCGGCTGATCGCCGAGGAGAGTCGGATCGACGACGAG
The nucleotide sequence above comes from Actinomadura algeriensis. Encoded proteins:
- a CDS encoding DNA-processing protein DprA; amino-acid sequence: MDTVTPEEQAALVALLQVRPEKMRWGDITAEVLEAGSAVEVWERLVPPTLAPLPGEPEPLEAAAADIRRWADEGNTLLTILDAVYPARLRGVHQAPPVLFARGALRTDDLAVSVVGSRQASERGLQIAVGIARALVARDVTVSAGLALGIDTAAHRAALDQGGRTVAVVGTGINKTYPAANRGLHGEIADRGLLLSQFWPDAPPQKHNFLMRNATMSGYGLATVVVEAGEHSGARAQARLAVEHGRPVILTDFVVERNDWAKALIDRPGVHVADGMGTVLAVIDRLIAEESRIDDELRCLASA